A genomic window from Gossypium hirsutum isolate 1008001.06 chromosome D10, Gossypium_hirsutum_v2.1, whole genome shotgun sequence includes:
- the LOC107916328 gene encoding tubby-like F-box protein 2: MSLKIMMRELKEMKDGIGNISKRGGESKLWRSRTSSHVVPDQPQESAEQSPWANLPPELLLDIIHRVEESETAWPARAAVVFCAAVCRSWREITKEIVKTPEQCGRLTFPISLKQPGPRESPIQCYIRRDRATSTYLLFYGLVPSEGEGDKLLLAARKVRRATCTDFVISLAADDFARASYTYVGKLRSNFLGTKFTVYDSQPPCDSMIPLTTHRRFHSKQVSPRLPACNYSIGTITYELNVLRTRGPRRMHCVLHSIPVSAIQEGGTAPTLLALPQSFDEQLSPLPSSKGKQPLMDTSSTSPAVTPLFSPGSGEPLTLKNKAPRWHEQLQCWCLNFKGRVTVASVKNFQLVAAVEPEHNVSPEDQEKVILQFGKIGKDIFTMDYQYPLSAFQAFAICLSSFDTKPACE; the protein is encoded by the exons ATGTCACTGAAGATTATGATGCGAGAGTTGAAGGAAATGAAAGATGGGATTGGGAACATATCAAAGAGAGGTGGAGAAAGCAAGCTTTGGCGAAGCCGGACAAGTTCCCATGTCGTTCCGGACCAGCCACAGGAATCTGCCGAGCAAAGCCCGTGGGCGAATCTGCCCCCGGAATTGCTCTTAGATATTATCCACAGAGTGGAAGAGAGTGAAACAGCTTGGCCTGCTCGAGCTGCTGTTGTTTTTTGTGCTGCAGTTTGTAGGTCTTGGAGGGAAATTACAAAGGAGATTGTGAAGACTCCCGAGCAATGTGGGAGGCTCACCTTTCCAATCTCATTGAAGCAG CCTGGTCCTCGCGAGTCTCCGATTCAATGCTATATTAGAAGGGACAGAGCAACGTCTACATATCTTTTGTTCTATGGTCTGGTACCTT CTGAGGGAGAGGGTGATAAATTGCTATTGGCAGCAAGAAAGGTCAGAAGGGCAACATGCACTGACTTTGTTATATCTTTGGCTGCCGATGATTTTGCTAGGGCCAGCTATACGTATGTTGGTAAACTAAG GTCTAACTTTTTGGGTACCAAGTTCACCGTATATGATAGTCAACCTCCATGTGACTCCATGATCCCATTGACCACCCACCGAAGATTCCACTCTAAGCAGGTATCTCCAAGATTACCTGCATGCAACTACAGCATAGGTACCATTACCTATGAGCTCAATGTTCTGCGAACCCGAGGACCAAGGAGAATGCATTGCGTTTTGCATTCAATTCCTGTCTCTGCTATTCAGGAAGGAGGCACTGCCCCAACGCTGTTGGCATTACCGCAATCCTTTGATGAGCAACTTTCTCCTTTACCTAGTTCAAAAGGAAAGCAACCACTGATGGACACCAGCTCCACGAGCCCAGCAGTCACACCTTTATTTTCGCCAGGCTCAGGAGAGCCATTAACCCTTAAAAACAAGGCTCCTAGATGGCATGAACAGTTACAGTGCTGGTGCCTTAACTTCAAGGGTCGTGTGACGGTGGCCTCTGTTAAGAATTTCCAGCTTGTAGCAGCTGTTGAGCCAGAACATAATGTATCACCTGAAGATCAGGAGAAGGTAATCTTACAGTTTGGGAAAATTGGTAAGGACATCTTCACCATGGATTATCAATACCCTCTTTCTGCGTTCCAAGCCTTTGCAATCTGTCTAAGCAGCTTTGACACCAAACCGGCTTGTGAATGA